One stretch of Rhinatrema bivittatum chromosome 8, aRhiBiv1.1, whole genome shotgun sequence DNA includes these proteins:
- the ABHD11 gene encoding protein ABHD11 isoform X1, with translation MRVVRNLGFWLDSELSLPDRITFVASKKFKFIQHLINHPPPLEIGLFKTKNLQIMMVYAPPKCLDLHISSLIEIIPSHINMDTPAIILGVFNFHIDSTPQSLTCKLLLETMSAIGFKQIVNTPMQKSGHTLDLMFINNKTSRTNNPLTTTDIPWSDHKLIHITLQLNINHTETSYNKKYIKFPKPCPSQDITEALPSALKDLNLNIADTATNSWLTINAEIAKSKCPIITKEIKTGNSLKVPWYKHKLKNIKRTLQQAEKKWRKDPTPTHLDKYRTILHIYKSNIDHSKREYYAKKIHDHQYNPRVLFNFVTKLTQPIQTPPSNENTSITCDILAQFLRI, from the coding sequence CATCAAAGAAATTCAAATTCATTCAACACCTCATCAATCACCCCCCACCTttggaaattggcctcttcaaaacaaaaaacctgcaaATCATGATGGTATATGCCCCACCCAAATGCCTGGACCTCCATATATCCTCACTCATTGAAATCATCCCATCACACATTAACATGGACACACCAGCAATCATACTAGGAGTCTTCAACTTCCACATTGACTCCACCCCACAGTCCCTCACATGCAAACTCTTGCTTGAAACAATGTCAGCAATCGGATTCAAGCAAATAGTAAACACGCCAATGCAGAAATCCGGCCACACACTTGACCTCATGTTTATCAACAACAAAACATCACGCACCAATAACCCCCTCACCACAACcgacatcccatggtctgaccacaaacTGATCCACATCACGCTCCAACTCAATATCAACCACACAGAAACCAGCTAcaacaaaaaatacatcaaattcCCCAAACCATGCCCTAGCCAAGACATCACAGAAGCCCTACCATCAGCACTAAAAGATCTAAACCTCAACATCGCAGACACAGCCACCAACTCATGGCTCACCATCAATGCCGAAATCGCAAAATCAAAATGTCCCATTATCACCAAAGAAATTAAAACTGGAAACTCCCTCAAAGTACCATGGTACAAACACAAGCTGAAAAACATCAAGCGAACACTCCAAcaagctgaaaaaaaatggagaaaagatcctACCCCAACCCACCTGGACAAATACAGAACAATTCTTCACATCTATAAATCCAACATAGACCATTCCAAACGAGAATACTACGCAAAGAAAATTCACGATCACCAATACAACCCAAGAGTCCTCTTCAACTTTGTTACCAAGCTAACTCAACCCATCCAAACACCACCCTCCAACGAGAACACCTCTATAACCTGCGACATACTAGCACAgttcttaagaatataa
- the ABHD11 gene encoding protein ABHD11 isoform X3 yields MMVYAPPKCLDLHISSLIEIIPSHINMDTPAIILGVFNFHIDSTPQSLTCKLLLETMSAIGFKQIVNTPMQKSGHTLDLMFINNKTSRTNNPLTTTDIPWSDHKLIHITLQLNINHTETSYNKKYIKFPKPCPSQDITEALPSALKDLNLNIADTATNSWLTINAEIAKSKCPIITKEIKTGNSLKVPWYKHKLKNIKRTLQQAEKKWRKDPTPTHLDKYRTILHIYKSNIDHSKREYYAKKIHDHQYNPRVLFNFVTKLTQPIQTPPSNENTSITCDILAQFLRI; encoded by the coding sequence ATGATGGTATATGCCCCACCCAAATGCCTGGACCTCCATATATCCTCACTCATTGAAATCATCCCATCACACATTAACATGGACACACCAGCAATCATACTAGGAGTCTTCAACTTCCACATTGACTCCACCCCACAGTCCCTCACATGCAAACTCTTGCTTGAAACAATGTCAGCAATCGGATTCAAGCAAATAGTAAACACGCCAATGCAGAAATCCGGCCACACACTTGACCTCATGTTTATCAACAACAAAACATCACGCACCAATAACCCCCTCACCACAACcgacatcccatggtctgaccacaaacTGATCCACATCACGCTCCAACTCAATATCAACCACACAGAAACCAGCTAcaacaaaaaatacatcaaattcCCCAAACCATGCCCTAGCCAAGACATCACAGAAGCCCTACCATCAGCACTAAAAGATCTAAACCTCAACATCGCAGACACAGCCACCAACTCATGGCTCACCATCAATGCCGAAATCGCAAAATCAAAATGTCCCATTATCACCAAAGAAATTAAAACTGGAAACTCCCTCAAAGTACCATGGTACAAACACAAGCTGAAAAACATCAAGCGAACACTCCAAcaagctgaaaaaaaatggagaaaagatcctACCCCAACCCACCTGGACAAATACAGAACAATTCTTCACATCTATAAATCCAACATAGACCATTCCAAACGAGAATACTACGCAAAGAAAATTCACGATCACCAATACAACCCAAGAGTCCTCTTCAACTTTGTTACCAAGCTAACTCAACCCATCCAAACACCACCCTCCAACGAGAACACCTCTATAACCTGCGACATACTAGCACAgttcttaagaatataa